The Manduca sexta isolate Smith_Timp_Sample1 chromosome 24, JHU_Msex_v1.0, whole genome shotgun sequence nucleotide sequence TTGTGCGTCTTTACTGACATTTGGATTACATAGTACTTAGCTATATTATACCTTCACTGCATTTCTTCTTAGTGGATGTATGATCGCCATTGCCATCGCTTTTCCTCTTTAAGTTCTTCTTCTTCGCTTCCTCCTTCCTCTTCCTGTCTCTATCTCTGTCTCTGTTGCTGGGCTTAGGCCTTTTTAACTTGTATTTATCGCTTGATTTACCATCAGCCTTGAAAAGAATAGCACACgttacaaaacatatttctgCTATGTGTTCTTGCGATgtacacataaaaaaactttcttGGCACTACGAATATGGTTGTGAAcaagttttattgcaataatagtCATAAACGAGTAATTTTATTCCGAAATTTACCTGTGGTTCGGCCCAGGATGATTTCCCAGTTTTCCTGTTGAAATAATACTTTCTACCGGGAGTCGATTTGGAATCACACAGCACCCAGCCGTCAGGCAATTTTAGTGTTTCATTATTATCGGAACTCATAACGAATTACGATCGAAATAACtagttatttccattaatgCATTCCGATACAAATATTGTAGGTAGATACTGGATACGTTATTTGACAAATCAATTTGTGTATCCTATAATCTGTATTGTCTATGGTGTGATCAAATACCTGCTTTTAAACTacctacttattaataaaattccttAATTCTTCGTATTTGagttcaattttaattcataatctTGCATATGAAGTTCGGAATCGTATATggaataggtatataaaaatctcTGTCGATTGGCAAGTCGCACTATCATTCGCATTTTGTCTTCTCaggacccttattctgtatgatagtgtaaacgcgtaacgcggccgtgtcatgctatcttcgagaaatgtgcgtggaatggtattctgtaagtcaagtttctatagtcctaaacatgacgcgttgtgttacgagcttgttacacactgttaaaataacgtgcgggatagagaataaggccccagggccctgattctctatctcacacgctattttgacagtgcgtaactagcacgtaacgcatcgcgtcgcgtttaaaacaatagaaattgaCGTACAGAATATACTTTTCACGCtgatttcacgaagataacgtaacgcggccgcgttacgagtttacactgtcatagagaataaggccccagttcaTCAATTCAATTCCTAATCcgaataaaatattcagtattatttttaccggtttattttaaatttttattttttatttaaaataacaatatatgaAATTCCTTtcctttatgtaaaatgttgttattccttatggaatattattttattctttttgcgCTTTGCAGCACAGTGCACCGTTTTAGAACTGTAAAATTGTTGTCAAAAATGACTAAACAGCTGATTATAACCTAGAAATCAGAGACCAACAAACTAGCTAGAAACCTCCATGTAATTagaataaatttagaaataaaacagaAGCGGAGTAGCCAGTTATAATGGAAAGAATAGTAAAATTCGCTAAAGTTATTCGGAATAACTGGAAAAAATCTGTAGTTGGTGTCATCGCATTATACTATGGTGGTGCAACACTCAAAGAAAAATACGAGTAAGACAAATTTAACcactaaatatttcaatattcaatatCGTGCCTTCAAGCTTCATCGTATGTGATAATCGCATCGTTTCTTCTATCGCAACTCCCTAGACCGTATTGATATACTTACCTCATATTTTTATGTGGATGATTTCCGCAGTGCATGCGAATTtcatatcattttaaattattttaattatttacattcatCTGATATCCtacttttattttgagaaatatgtTCTTATATATCAGCGGATTATCTTATTTAAACAGAATATAAAGGTATACTTACTTCTCTTTCGATAGTGGCTTTGCTATAACTGAAATATCCATGAACTTTGTTGACCACTTACCAATAACTTGGGCTGCTGGCTGTTTCGTTATTTGTTTGcggatattataaaaatacttagaagttgttttaaaaaacatacattgTAACTGATAAGTTTTGATTAGGTCATATTCCTCatactttaaaaacaaactattgATACCCATGTATCAGTCAGAAGTAGGAGATAGCTGAAAGCATTACTTTTCATCAACCGCACAACTGcctgtacataatattttatgtaataaaatccaGTATGCATAGAAAAGTAATGTAATTTTGCAGACAAGGTAACATTTAACACAATAACCTATTATGCTCCTTTTACATAAATTCTTCTCCATAAAATATGTTGTCATGCattttaacacatttataatttcagAATCAATGTGCTCATGCGAGCAGCATGCAAAGAAGCAGCCAAGTATGGAGATTCTTTAATTCCCATGGAACGAAATCCAACTGTTATCACTGTCATACTCAACCCGGTTGCAAACAAAAGAAAGGCAAAACGGGACTTTGAGAAGTACTGTGAACCTCTCCTGCATCTGGCTGGATTGCAGATGGATGTGGTTCAGACAACATCAGAGGGGAATGCAAAAGAAATTGTTGAGAGTTTGAAAGGGACTGAGGCGATTATTGTTGCTGGTGGTGATGGAACTCTCTCCGAGACAGTAACAGGTGATTTGCAGAtatgcagtcttacttataaacttgatttagcattaagaggtggttaagaattgtttaaatagctgtcaaaaacatcaccattTCCTAGTTGAAACACTTAATAATAAGCGGCAAGatggcaggttttgacttaTTGCCGAgtgagtaaatttgtgttttaactaagcacaactatgtattatataaaactgtttatcTTAATAGTTTTGACAGGTATTTCGCATTGGTTGTAATTATTGTTCATTTAACATGTTTTGTTTGAGAATAGTTTCTTGGTCTTCTATCTAATTGACATAAAGTTATTAAGCTAATGtactataattacaaaatgattactttttataaaattctaccCCTTTATTCCAGGTCTCCTGAGAAGGAATGATGAGGCAAACAGATTTCCTCTGGGCATCTTACCCCTTGGACGCACAAATTCTATAGGCAACACACTCTTCCCGGGCGGTGACGGCGTGGAAAAGGTCAAGCAGCTAATAGACGCATCAATGGCCATCATAAAGGGAAACACAGTATGGAAAGATGTTATGAGAATTGACCCAGTAGTTACCGAAGATGAAACACCAACTCGACCTATCTATGCTATGGCTAGCATAGAATGGGGAGCATTTAGAGATACTTTGGCGAAACGGGACAAATATTGGTTTTGTGGCTCTTTAAGAGAGTATGCAGCATTCATCTTCAATGGATATAAAAACTCTTTAACATGGAATTGCAGTGGAACCATTAAATACACACCTCCTTGTGTTGGATGCAGTAATTGTGTCGCTAAGCGGCCAGAGGTCAAGAGAAAATGGACATTCTTTGTGTCAAACACTCATGCAGCTCAGGACATAGATAAGACAAAAATGGTAAATCCAGAATGCTTGATGACACAAGAGATTTGTTTCAAGACCAGTGACTTCAATATAAAGACACAGAATGTTGGCAATTCCCATCCTATTCCAgcttta carries:
- the LOC115450018 gene encoding acylglycerol kinase, mitochondrial encodes the protein MERIVKFAKVIRNNWKKSVVGVIALYYGGATLKEKYEINVLMRAACKEAAKYGDSLIPMERNPTVITVILNPVANKRKAKRDFEKYCEPLLHLAGLQMDVVQTTSEGNAKEIVESLKGTEAIIVAGGDGTLSETVTGLLRRNDEANRFPLGILPLGRTNSIGNTLFPGGDGVEKVKQLIDASMAIIKGNTVWKDVMRIDPVVTEDETPTRPIYAMASIEWGAFRDTLAKRDKYWFCGSLREYAAFIFNGYKNSLTWNCSGTIKYTPPCVGCSNCVAKRPEVKRKWTFFVSNTHAAQDIDKTKMVNPECLMTQEICFKTSDFNIKTQNVGNSHPIPALSIILGRNTYSYTEFVSEGWNRLSKSPNTEPIYARTIELLPKDAEREVTIEIDKEEFDMKPVKITLLPKIVKLFCNASD